In Janthinobacterium rivuli, a single genomic region encodes these proteins:
- a CDS encoding patatin-like phospholipase family protein, which produces MTNSKTPINQLNPSRLRIVLVLQGGGALGAYQAGVYHALHEHGLAPDWVVGTSIGAINAAILAGNKHEDRLVRLKEFWQRVAHRDSIDMNLVSDQQRRSNIWLATLDTVLRGVPGFFKPRTFSLFPAGIAVKPEEASFYDTSELAGTLEELVDFDYLNQPGGMRLTVNALRVKCGSLTSFDSQQQPLTADHIRASGALPPGFAGVRVDGDLYWDGGLYSNTPLETVLDDTPHVDTLVFMVDLWSSEGPEPTTLDEVQTRQKDVTFASRSKRHIADYVNTHTLQRKLRELYAGLPDTKHNRQQTQELVALGCDSTMHIVRLPYAGRDWHMAAKDINFSKGSIEWRWEQGYQDGLRAIKAAGWLAFVTEDTPLVVHELPPYERDAA; this is translated from the coding sequence ATGACGAATTCGAAGACACCGATCAATCAGTTAAATCCCTCGCGCCTGCGCATCGTGCTGGTGCTGCAGGGCGGCGGCGCACTGGGCGCCTACCAGGCCGGCGTCTACCACGCGCTGCACGAGCATGGCCTGGCGCCCGACTGGGTGGTGGGCACCTCGATCGGCGCCATCAATGCGGCCATTCTGGCCGGTAACAAGCACGAAGACAGGCTCGTGCGTCTGAAAGAGTTCTGGCAGCGCGTGGCGCACCGCGACAGCATCGACATGAACCTGGTCTCCGACCAGCAGCGCCGCTCGAACATCTGGCTGGCCACGCTCGATACCGTGCTGCGCGGCGTGCCCGGCTTTTTCAAGCCGCGCACCTTCAGCCTGTTTCCCGCTGGAATCGCCGTCAAGCCGGAAGAGGCCAGTTTTTATGACACCAGCGAGCTGGCCGGCACCCTCGAGGAACTGGTCGATTTCGATTACCTGAACCAGCCCGGCGGCATGCGCCTGACGGTCAACGCCCTGCGCGTCAAATGCGGCAGCCTCACCAGTTTCGACAGCCAGCAGCAGCCGCTGACGGCCGATCACATCCGCGCCAGCGGCGCCTTGCCGCCCGGTTTTGCCGGCGTGCGCGTCGATGGCGATTTATACTGGGATGGCGGCCTGTACTCGAATACGCCGCTGGAAACCGTGCTTGACGACACGCCCCACGTCGACACCCTGGTCTTCATGGTCGACTTGTGGAGCTCGGAAGGGCCGGAACCGACCACCCTCGACGAAGTGCAGACGCGGCAAAAGGACGTCACCTTCGCGTCGCGCTCGAAGCGGCATATCGCCGATTACGTCAATACGCACACCTTGCAGCGCAAATTGCGCGAACTGTACGCCGGCCTGCCCGACACCAAGCACAACCGCCAGCAGACGCAAGAGCTGGTGGCGTTGGGTTGCGACAGCACCATGCACATCGTGCGCCTGCCGTACGCGGGGCGCGACTGGCACATGGCCGCCAAGGACATCAATTTCTCCAAGGGCTCCATCGAGTGGCGCTGGGAGCAGGGCTACCAGGATGGCTTGCGCGCAATCAAGGCGGCCGGCTGGCTGGCTTTTGTCACGGAAGACACGCCGCTGGTGGTACACGAGTTGCCGCCATACGAACGCGACGCTGCCTGA
- a CDS encoding DUF3309 family protein encodes MGTIILIILILALVGVLPTWPHSRNWGYGPSGIAGLVVVILILLLLTGRL; translated from the coding sequence ATGGGCACCATCATTCTGATCATCTTGATCCTGGCCCTGGTCGGCGTCCTGCCCACCTGGCCGCATAGCCGCAACTGGGGTTACGGTCCCAGCGGCATCGCCGGCCTGGTCGTAGTGATACTGATCCTGCTATTACTGACGGGCAGGTTGTAA
- a CDS encoding glycine zipper 2TM domain-containing protein, whose translation MKTNATLAALMLAATAALSGCATGPSQSQQYYPANQPESAMYGTVDSIQIVQGGGQTSGAGAVVGGIAGALLGNTIGSGGGRTAATVAGAVAGGVVGNQVEGRRQQAQAYQISVRLDNGEYRTVVQDNANDLRPGNRVRVVDGRVYRY comes from the coding sequence ATGAAAACCAACGCCACCTTGGCTGCACTGATGCTCGCCGCCACCGCCGCACTGAGCGGTTGCGCCACCGGTCCTTCCCAGTCACAACAATATTACCCGGCCAACCAGCCTGAATCTGCCATGTACGGCACCGTCGACTCCATCCAGATCGTGCAAGGCGGCGGACAAACCAGCGGCGCCGGCGCCGTGGTCGGCGGCATCGCCGGCGCCCTGCTGGGCAATACCATCGGCTCGGGCGGCGGACGCACGGCCGCCACCGTGGCGGGCGCCGTTGCCGGCGGCGTCGTGGGCAACCAGGTCGAAGGCCGCAGGCAGCAAGCGCAGGCCTACCAGATCAGCGTACGCCTCGACAACGGCGAATACCGCACCGTGGTGCAGGACAATGCGAATGATTTGCGCCCGGGCAACCGCGTGCGCGTCGTTGACGGCCGCGTCTACCGCTATTAA